Proteins from one Coregonus clupeaformis isolate EN_2021a chromosome 25, ASM2061545v1, whole genome shotgun sequence genomic window:
- the LOC121539431 gene encoding gamma-aminobutyric acid receptor subunit beta-1-like, protein MCTALDRGRWGIFCIFLMVAMVCGAQSANEPSNMSFVKATVDKLLKGYDIRLRPDFGGAPVDVGMSIDIASIDMVSEVNMDYTITMYFQQSWRDKRLSYTGIPLNLTLDNRVADSLWVPDTYFINDKKSFVHGVTVKNRMIRLHPDGTVLYGLRITTTAACMMDLRRYPLDEQNCTLEIESYGYTTDDIEFYWKGDNSVTGVENIELPQFSIIDYHIQSTKAVFATGSYPRLSLSFKLKRNIGYFILQTYMPSTLITILSWVSFWINYDASAARVALGITTVLTMTTINTHLRETLPKIPYVKAIDIYLMGCFVFVFLALLEYAFVNYIFFGRGPHLQKKVAEKAAKTNNENKSRLESNKVQVDAHGNILLTNLEIRNEMGGMGGMAGMTGAEMIGALNDPRATMFSYDSASIQYRKPMASRDLYGRPALDRPVGHKKSRLRRRASQLKVKIPDLTDVNAIDKWSRVIFPIAFTFFNLVYWMYYVH, encoded by the exons ATGTGTACGGCTTTGGACCGCGGACGCTGGGGGATTTTTTGTATTTTCCTAATGGTCGCCATGGTCTGCGGCGCTCAAAG CGCCAACGAGCCTAGCAACATGTCATTTGTGAAAGCGACCGTGGACAAACTGCTAAAGGGGTATGACATTCGTCTGAGGCCTGATTTTGGAG GTGCCCCTGTGGACGTTGGAATGAGCATAGATATCGCAAGTATCGACATGGTTTCTGAAGTCAACATG GATTACACCATCACCATGTACTTCCAGCAGTCCTGGAGGGACAAGCGCTTGTCCTACACAGGGATTCCCCTCAACCTGACGCTGGACAACAGGGTGGCAGACTCGCTCTGGGTCCCTGACACCTACTTCATCAATGATAAGAAATCCTTTGTGCACGGGGTCACAGTGAAGAACAGAATGATCCGACTGCATCCTGACGGAACTGTACTCTACGGCCTCAG gATCACCACTACGGCAGCTTGCATGATGGACTTGCGTAGATACCCTCTGGACGAGCAGAACTGCACCCTGGAGATCGAGAGCT aTGGGTACACCACTGATGACATCGAGTTCTACTGGAAAGGTGATAATTCAGTGACTGGGGTGGAGAACATCGAACTTCCCCAATTCTCTATTATAGACTACCACATCCAATCCACAAAAGCAGTGTTTGCTACAG GCTCCTACCCGAGGCTCTCTCTGAGTTTTAAGCTGAAGAGGAACATTGGCTACTTCATCCTACAGACCTACATGCCCTCCACCCTGATCACCATCCTATCCTGGGTCTCCTTCTGGATCAACTATGACGCGTCTGCGGCCAGAGTCGCTTTAG GTATAACCACTGTGCTGACCATGACCACCATCAACACCCACTTGAGAGAGACTTTACCCAAAATCCCCTATGTCAAGGCTATTGACATCTACCTGATGGGCTGCTTCGTGTTTGTCTTCCTGGCCCTGCTGGAGTACGCGTTTGTCAACTACATCTTCTTCGGTCGGGGGCCTCACTTGCAGAAAAAGGTGGCAGAGAAAGCAGCTAAAACCAATAACGAAAACAAGAGCCGTCTGGAGAGTAACAAAGTGCAG GTGGACGCCCACGGCAACATCCTCCTGACCAATCTAGAGATCCGTAACGAGATGGGTGGGATGGGTGGCATGGCCGGGATGACCGGGGCCGAGATGATAGGGGCTCTCAATGACCCGCGGGCCACCATGTTCTCCTATGACAGCGCCAGCATACAGTACCGCAAGCCCATGGCCAGCCGAGATCTGTATGGTCGACCGGCCCTCGACCGGCCCGTCGGCCACAAGAAGAGTCGTTTGAGGAGGAGGGCGTCGCAGCTCAAAGTCAAGATCCCCGACCTGACGGACGTCAACGCCATAGACAAGTGGTCCCGCGTCATCTTCCCCATCGCCTTCACCTTCTTCAACCTGGTCTACTGGATGTACTATGTCCACTAG